The genomic DNA CGACTAGAAACAGAATGATGCCCAGTGCTTTGAAAAAATACTGATAAACCATGACAGCGATACCGGTGAAAAGAATCAAGCGATAGAGCCAGATTGCCCAGGCATAGGCAATGAGGGTCCGGCGCCGAGCGACTGAGATCTCCTCCGGAGGCGAGGAGAAGCATCCGAACAGCAGCCGGCGCAGTTGCCATTGTCCGAACGCGAAGGCCCGATCCTGAAGATTTGGGATGCCCAGGCCGTCTGCGAGCAGATAGTAGCCGTCGAATCTCATGAAGGGGTTCAAATTCACTGCGAGGCTCATGATCACACTAGTCGTCGCCACGATAAAGGCGATACTCCGGACGGTGCCGTCCGGCAGAAAGCCCCAGGCGAACAATGCGACCGATGCGAGCCCTAACTCTGCGATCACACCGCCCGCGGCAATTAAGAGACGTTTCCGCCTCGACGTCAGCCGGTAGGAATCGGACACATCGGAATAGAAGACCGGCATCATGACCATGAAGGCGACGCCCATCGTCGGGACTCGGCAACCGAATCGCGTGGCAGTGTAGGCATGCCCCAACTCATGGACCATCTTCACCGCACCAAGGGACAAGCTGTAGAGAATCGCGCCGTGCCAGTTGAAGAAATAGAGAAAGGTCGAGGTGAAGGCATCCCATTGACGTCCGACTACGATCAGTCCGATCAACCCCATCATGCCGAACGTCCATCCGGCGGCCACCGTGTAGAAGGGCGCAACGTACGGGAGCGTTGCCTTCAGGAAGTTGTGTGGATGCAGCAACGGTATTTTTATGAACAGATAGTGATGGACCAGGCACATCATCCAATTCTGCTCACCGGCTTGGGCCTGGATCTGATAATCTGTGTGCTTGCCGCCCGCAGACTGCTCGGTCAAATTGTTCGCATAGAGAAACTTCACGAAGTCTTCCACGTCCCCGACAGTCGTCCGACAGGTCGTCTCACGCGCCATCACCGCATGGAGTTTCTCAATCGTTCCAGCACTCCAGTGTTTGATCATCTGATAGACCGTCCATTCGACCTGGAAATACCGGTTGCGAATGGGATCGACAATGGTCCATGTCGGCACGCCATCGGGAGTCGGGGTGCCGCGAGTGAATTGGAGATTCGTGCGAAGCGGCGGGAGCTTGCGTTCCTGCGGCTTGACGTCGGGTGATTTCGGAATGAACATGATTACCAACCCGCCCATTGGCGAATTGCCGTCAATGGACGCCGCAGCAATAAATAGCCCAAGGGTCCTTGCTCGCCGTAGACTTTTGCCGTGCCTTGCCACCCGATGCGAACACGCGGATCCGGTTGTGCCAATCGTGCCGTCACGCGGTATGCCAAGATATCACCCGGCAGAATCTCGGCATGGTAACTCGTATGGGTCACGATGGCTGCGAAGGACTCCAATGGAAGGGCGTTGAGAAAGACGACCGCGTCAGCTCCTTCCTTGAGCACGATGGCGTCCGCCACCGGCAAGTCGATACGCAGCTCGATCTGCTTTGGGTCCGCGATTTCCATGATACGTTCACCGACGGTCACCGGACGCCCCACCCAATCGGACTTGTCTGAGTAAAGGAGCAAACCGGGTTTCGACGCCCTCACTTCGACCTGATCGAGCATCTCTTTCGCATAGTCGAGCTCGGTCTGGCGGAGATTGGCTTCGACTTCCTTCAAGGGGACATCGGCCTTGCGTTGCGGATCGCTGAAACCGGCTTGAACTGCTTGGCTATGCTCAGCTTGGGCGACCGCCAATTGCTTCTCCGCGACACGGAATTGATTGCGCAGATTGATGTCCTCATACCGAAACAACGAGGCGCCCGGTTGCACCATTTGGTTCGGTTGTACAAGCACATCCGCGATGACCCCGTCCATGGGTGCGCTGACCACCACCGGATCTTTCGACATGACTTTGACCGGCGCCACGGCGGAAATCCGGATCGGTAGACAGAGCGCGCCAAGCACCACAATCGGCAGGAGCCACCAGGCTGGTTTCTTGATCTTCCGGGACCAGCCCTGTTCCTTTTTCGACAGCGCCTTCCACGCATACGCATAACTACCGGCCAGCCGATGGACGATCGCCACATCGTTTTCCTGCCAGGCGAAATCCCGTTCGAACCACCAAGCCCCGAGCACCGTCTCGTCCGGATGCTGCAACGGGCACCAAAAGACGTGCCCCTTCACAAACTCCCGCCAGCCGCTGCGAAGCGAATCGGGCAGCAGCTCTTCCGTGACAACCATCGGTTGTTCACTGGTGTTCTCAGCTCGACGCAGCGCCTGAACCGCCTGTTCGAGCCACACGATCATCGGCGCATCGCGATCAACGACA from Nitrospira sp. includes the following:
- a CDS encoding Peptidase M50 translates to MGGLVIMFIPKSPDVKPQERKLPPLRTNLQFTRGTPTPDGVPTWTIVDPIRNRYFQVEWTVYQMIKHWSAGTIEKLHAVMARETTCRTTVGDVEDFVKFLYANNLTEQSAGGKHTDYQIQAQAGEQNWMMCLVHHYLFIKIPLLHPHNFLKATLPYVAPFYTVAAGWTFGMMGLIGLIVVGRQWDAFTSTFLYFFNWHGAILYSLSLGAVKMVHELGHAYTATRFGCRVPTMGVAFMVMMPVFYSDVSDSYRLTSRRKRLLIAAGGVIAELGLASVALFAWGFLPDGTVRSIAFIVATTSVIMSLAVNLNPFMRFDGYYLLADGLGIPNLQDRAFAFGQWQLRRLLFGCFSSPPEEISVARRRTLIAYAWAIWLYRLILFTGIAVMVYQYFFKALGIILFLVEIVWFIAMPIAREITGWWTNRALYATSSRAWGTAVVLGILLSLAFIPLPTSVSAPAVLQAASYATIYTPMPGRVSQVLVRDGQRVMAGEQVAVLENPSLEKEVRLAEIKAAMWNYRLDRQAGYDQDRMQRQVIAESLKAGLAELAGLKSKQGNLILKAPIAGMIRDRADSLTPGRWIDQKLPIFYLIDAGHAVIEGLVPVDELAYIDVGQSARFIPADLTSPSVEAQVAEVAEVDERDVAISYFASIFGGDMAVRKDDKGQLKPEVSVYRVRLNLRDAIQDVDQAVLGHVQIQGQSSSLAKRVWDRTIAVLIRESGF